GTCTACACCGCGGCCCTGCAGGGCGGCGGCGCGGCGGGTTCCGCGCTGAGCCCGCCGCTGGAATCGGCTCTCGGAGGCTGGCGCGCCGCGCTCGGCAGCTGGGGCGTGCTGTCGGCGATCGCGCTGGTCGCGTGGCTGATCGCCTCGCGCGGCACCGGCCGCCCGCCGCGTCCGGCCGCCGGTTCGGCTCCCGCTCGGTCGCTGATGCGCAGCCCGCTGGCGTGGATCGTCACGATCTTCTTCGGCCTGCAGTCGTTCATCGCCTACGTCGTGATGGGCTGGCTGCCGCAGGTCTTCATCGACGCGGGCGTCAGCAAGGCCGACGCCGGTTTGCTGCTCGGCCTGATCTCGGTGATCGCGGTGCCGATCAGCCTGGTGATCCCGCCGATCGCGGCGCGGCAGAAGAGCCAGAGCCCGTGGATCGTCGGAATGGGCGTCTTCGGCGCGGCCGGGATGCTCGGTCTCGTCATCGCGCCCGGATTCTCGCCGCTGCTGTGGAGCATCCTGCTCGGCATCGGGATGAGCGTCTTCTCGCTGGCCCTGACGGTGATCGCACTGCGCGCCCGCACCGGCGCCGAAACGGCGCGGTTGTCGGGAATGGCGCAGGGTTTCGGTTACCTGCTGGCGGCGGTGGGCCCGTTCGTGTTCGGTCTGCTGCACGACGCGACGGGCAGTTGGACGGTGTCGTTGATCGTGCTGCTGGTGGTGATGGTGACGCAGATGGTGTTCGGCGCACTGTCCGGACGGCGCCGGTTCGTGTAAAGGATTTCGCGAGTGTTCAAGCCGATTCGCACCGGCTTGAACACTCGCGAACCTTTAATTCAGCGGTGCCAGGAACGGCTCGGGAAGCTGCCCGGTGCGCCGCACGTCGTCGAGTGCGGCCACCGCTACCGCGAGGCATTCCGCGGTCCACTCGGACGGCTTCGCCCGCAGCTCTTCCAGCAACGCCACTGTCGCGGCCGTCGTCCCGAGTTCGGCCCGCCGGACGGCGAACATCAGCTCGAGATCCGTGACCTCGCTCCAGCGAGCGGCCAAATCCTCCGCCGGCACAACGATTTCCCCGGCGATCATGTCGGTCATGTCAGTCCCCGCACCTCCGCGGAGAACAGTAACAACGCGACATCCATGTTACCCGATTCGGGAATCGCTCCCCGCCGCGATCAACTCTCGGTAGCCCCGGAGTCAGTCCAGCGGCAGGTTCAGCAGCGCGTTCTCCACCAGTTCCGGCATCGCCGGGTGGATCCAGTACTGCCCGCGCGCCATCGACCGCGCGTCGAGGCCGAAGCTCATCGCCTGGATCAGCGGCTGGATCACCGTCGACGCCTGCGGGCCGATGATGTGCGCGCCCAGCAGCTGTCCGGTCGCCGGGTCCGCCAGCAGTTTCGCGAAACCGGTGGTGTCCTCCATCGCCCAGCCGTAGGCGATGCCCGCGTAGTCCTGCTTCGAGACCACAAAGGACAGTCCGCGTTCGGTCGCCTGCGCCTCGGTCAGCCCGACCGACGCCACCTGCGGCGAGGTGAACACCGCGTGCGGCACGAACCGGTGGTCGGCCTTGATCCGGTCGTCCGGGTGCAGCAGATTGTGTTGCACCACGCGGGCTTCGTGGTTCGCGACGTGCTTCAGCTCCAGCGGCGACGAGATGTCCCCGAGCGCGTAAATGCCTTCGACGGACGTCTGCTGGTAGTCGTCCACCACGACGTGCCCGCGCTCGGTGGTGGCGACGCCGGTGGCGCCCACGTCGAGCAGATCGGAGTTCGGCTTGCGGCCGGTGGCGACCAGGACCAGGTCGGCCTCGACCGTCTCCGCGCCCTGCGGGCCTTCGAGATCGAGCGCCACCCCGTTGTCGGTCCGGCGCGCGCGAACCGTCTTGCGGTCCAGCCGGACGTCGAAGCGCTGCGAAGCCAGTTCGGTGAACCGCGCGCTGATGTCCGCGTCCTCTTGCCGCAGCAGCGCGCCGGAGCGGTTCACCACCGTGACCGCCACGCCGAACGACGCGAAGACGTGCGCGAACTCCGCCGCGATGTAGCCGCCGCCCAGGATGACGATGCGTTCCGGCAGGGCGTCGAGCCGCATGACCGTGTCGGAGGTGTAGTAGCCGGTTTCGGCCAGCCCGGGCACGTCCGGGAGCACCGGCCGCCCGCCCGCGGCGAGCACGAACCGGTCGGCGGTGACGACCTCGTCCGGACGGCCGTCGGGGAAGCTGACGCGCAGCTCCTTCATCCCGGTGAACCGGCCCTCGCCGCGGTAGACGTCGACGTTGCGGTTGTCCTCGTGGTTTTCGCGGTACTCCGCGCCGCCCTCGGCGATCGGGTCGATCCGGCCGAAGATCCGGTCCCGGATGTCCGGCCAGCGCACCGCGGTGAGCTCCTCGTCCACGCCGAAGCGGGAGCTGCCCGCGGGCGTCGCGGCGACGTCGGCGGCGTAGACGAACATCTTCGTCGGGATGCAGCCGACGTTCAGGCAGGTCCCGCCGAACACGCCCTTCTCGACGATGGCCGTCCGGAGGTCGGCGAACTCCGGTCCGAGGATCGAGTTGCCCGATCCGGTCCCGATGATCACCAGGTCGTAGTGCGGCACGGCGGTCCTTCCCGAAAGCGGTCTGCTGCCAGCCTAGTCAACTCCGCGGCACGGTCCGGGTGTTCCCGGATCACTCGCCGTTGGCTGTGAAATGCATCCGGTCGACCGGCGACGTCCAGGTCCCGCCCCACTGCCAGCCCACCGCCGCGAACGCGCGCACGACGGGGCCGTTCGCGGTGACCATCCCCGGTCGCACGCTCGCGCGGTCGACGTAGGCGGATGCCAGCTCCGGGACGACGAGATCGCCCTTGGTATAGGGATTGCAGAACGGATTGACGTCCACCGCGAGCCCGTACGCGTGCGCGGACCAGGTTTTCTGCCCGCGGGTCGGACGGCAGACGAAAGCGCTGGTGTTGTTGCCGTCGCCGGTCGGCGGGGCGTTGAGTTCGGCGGGGGAGGTGATGCGCATTTCCTCGATGGGGAACTGCTGTGCATACAGCTCGCTGAACGCTTTCACCACGGCTGGTGCGGCGTCTTTGCGAACCAGCAGTTCGCCGGTGTGCGTGCGACGGTCAAAGCCCCAGAACGAAAGCGTGACGTAGCGGAGGTCGCCCGACGACACCGGGCAGGAGGCCTGCCAGGTGCTGCGCTTGAGCACGGCGTCGGGGACTTCGGCGATCTTCGCGGTGTAAGTCGTGCTGGCCGGCGGCGGGAGGAAGTCCTGGGTCGGCAGCGAGCGGTTCACCAGTTCGGGTGGAGTCGGCTGGATTTCGCCGAAGCCGTCCGGGCGCAACGGCAAGGGGCGGGCACCCACCTGCCAGGTGACGGCGGGCGCGCTCGTCGCTGTCCGAGTTGCCGGAAGTGTCGGACTGTGCGGCATCGAGGGCGCGCTCAACGGACTCGGCGGGGGAGCCGCGGGCGTGCCGGTGGCACATCCGGCCAGCAGAAAGACGATCAGCGCGCCGGCCGCCGCGGCTGTTTTCCGTCGCATGGCTCCAGCTAAGCGAATGCGCTCGGTGTATAGAGAGTCCACCCGTTCCAGTGACACCGTTTTGGGCTTGGCCCGTTTAGGGTAATCGCGGCCGTGTGTGCACGCGCCGGAGTCAAATGATTCCCGAGCGCGTCCAGGCTGTGCTGACGTAGTGCCGATGAAGGGAAAGCCCATGCCCGCGAAGTTCCGTCGTCCGGTCCTGCTCGCGGCGGGCTCGCTGCTCACCGCCGCGATCGCGGTCCCGGTCGGGTCGGCCTGGGCGGCGACGCCGTCCGACCCGGGTTCGCACGCACAGCCCCGGATCGTCGGCGGCAGCGAGGCTTCGCTGGCCGACCACCCGTACGCGGTGTACCTCACCGACCAGAGCGGTTCGCAGTTCTGCGGCGCGGTGATCGTGAGCCCGTCCGCGGTCGCGACCGCCGCGCACTGCGCGAAAGCCCTGCCGAAGTCGTCGGTCCACGTGGTCGCCGGGCGGCAGGACAAGCGCAGCAGCGACGGCGTGGAACTCGGCGTTTCGCGGGTCTGGGTCAACCCGGACTACAGCGACCCGACGAAGGGCGACGACATCGCGGTCCTCACCGTCCGCGGACGGCTGCCGTATCAAGCGGCGAAGGTCGCGGGCAAGAGCGACCAGTCGCTGTACGCGGAAGGCACGCGGGCGACCGTGCTCGGCTGGGGACGGCTTTCCGAAGGCGGGCAGCGGTCGGACGTGCTGCGCAGCGCCGACGTGCCGCTGGTCAGCGACTCCGCCTGCAAG
The nucleotide sequence above comes from Amycolatopsis sp. AA4. Encoded proteins:
- a CDS encoding M15 family metallopeptidase, which gives rise to MRRKTAAAAGALIVFLLAGCATGTPAAPPPSPLSAPSMPHSPTLPATRTATSAPAVTWQVGARPLPLRPDGFGEIQPTPPELVNRSLPTQDFLPPPASTTYTAKIAEVPDAVLKRSTWQASCPVSSGDLRYVTLSFWGFDRRTHTGELLVRKDAAPAVVKAFSELYAQQFPIEEMRITSPAELNAPPTGDGNNTSAFVCRPTRGQKTWSAHAYGLAVDVNPFCNPYTKGDLVVPELASAYVDRASVRPGMVTANGPVVRAFAAVGWQWGGTWTSPVDRMHFTANGE
- a CDS encoding trypsin-like serine protease is translated as MPAKFRRPVLLAAGSLLTAAIAVPVGSAWAATPSDPGSHAQPRIVGGSEASLADHPYAVYLTDQSGSQFCGAVIVSPSAVATAAHCAKALPKSSVHVVAGRQDKRSSDGVELGVSRVWVNPDYSDPTKGDDIAVLTVRGRLPYQAAKVAGKSDQSLYAEGTRATVLGWGRLSEGGQRSDVLRSADVPLVSDSACKTAYDSYDPASMVCAGYPQGGQDACQGDSGGPLVEGDTLIGIVSFGDGCGKPGKPGVYTRVSQFADDIAAQSQPRLFG
- a CDS encoding mycothione reductase — protein: MPHYDLVIIGTGSGNSILGPEFADLRTAIVEKGVFGGTCLNVGCIPTKMFVYAADVAATPAGSSRFGVDEELTAVRWPDIRDRIFGRIDPIAEGGAEYRENHEDNRNVDVYRGEGRFTGMKELRVSFPDGRPDEVVTADRFVLAAGGRPVLPDVPGLAETGYYTSDTVMRLDALPERIVILGGGYIAAEFAHVFASFGVAVTVVNRSGALLRQEDADISARFTELASQRFDVRLDRKTVRARRTDNGVALDLEGPQGAETVEADLVLVATGRKPNSDLLDVGATGVATTERGHVVVDDYQQTSVEGIYALGDISSPLELKHVANHEARVVQHNLLHPDDRIKADHRFVPHAVFTSPQVASVGLTEAQATERGLSFVVSKQDYAGIAYGWAMEDTTGFAKLLADPATGQLLGAHIIGPQASTVIQPLIQAMSFGLDARSMARGQYWIHPAMPELVENALLNLPLD
- a CDS encoding MFS transporter, encoding MSAASRDSAAVSTATYSDRLELELEGSLEEEVPAGRRPGVVAGGVLLAVAVVLTAMNLRPAITSVGPLLAEMRGTLGASAVWASILTTLPGLCFAGAGLAAPVLSRRLGIGPAIGLALAVLTAGLVVRVLDGPYVVLGGTLVATAGIALVNVLIPVVIKDSFPARVGLMTGVYTAALQGGGAAGSALSPPLESALGGWRAALGSWGVLSAIALVAWLIASRGTGRPPRPAAGSAPARSLMRSPLAWIVTIFFGLQSFIAYVVMGWLPQVFIDAGVSKADAGLLLGLISVIAVPISLVIPPIAARQKSQSPWIVGMGVFGAAGMLGLVIAPGFSPLLWSILLGIGMSVFSLALTVIALRARTGAETARLSGMAQGFGYLLAAVGPFVFGLLHDATGSWTVSLIVLLVVMVTQMVFGALSGRRRFV